In one Pygocentrus nattereri isolate fPygNat1 chromosome 21, fPygNat1.pri, whole genome shotgun sequence genomic region, the following are encoded:
- the LOC108431527 gene encoding tubulin alpha-1C chain isoform X2 yields MRECISIHVGQAGVQIGNACWELYCLEHGIQPDGQMPSDKTIGGGDDSFNTFFSETGAGKHVPRAVFVDLEPTVIDEVRSGTYRQLFHPEQLITGKEDAANNYARGHYTIGKEIIDLVLDRIRKLTDQCTGLQGFLVFHSFGGGTGSGFTSLLMERLSVDYGKKSKLEFSIYPAPQVSTAVVEPYNSILTTHTTLEHSDCAFMVDNEAIYDICRRNLDIERPTYTNLNRLISQIVSSITASLRFDGALNVDLTEFQTNLVPYPRIHFPLATYAPVISAEKAYHEQLTVAEITNACFEPANQMVKCDPRHGKYMACCLLYRGDVVPKDVNAAIATIKTKRTIQFVDWCPTGFKVGINYQPPTVVPGGDLAKVQRAVCMLSNTTAVAEAWARLDHKFDLMYAKRAFVHWYVGEGMEEGEFSEAREDMAALEKDYEEVGADSLEGDDEGEEY; encoded by the exons CGTGAGTGTATCTCCATCCACGTCGGTCAAGCTGGTGTCCAGATTGGCAATGCCTGCTGGGAGCTCTACTGCCTTGAGCATGGCATTCAGCCGGACGGACAGATGCCTAGCGACAAAACCATTGGTGGAGGTGACGACTCCTTCAACACTTTCTTCAGTGAGACAGGAGCTGGCAAGCACGTCCCCAGGGCAGTTTTTGTTGATCTGGAGCCCACTGTGATTG ATGAGGTCCGCTCTGGTACTTACCGTCAGCTGTTCCACCCTGAGCAGCTGATTACTGGAAAAGAGGATGCTGCAAACAACTACGCTCGAGGTCATTATACCATCGGCAAGGAAATCATCGACCTGGTGCTTGACAGGATCCGCAAACTG ACTGACCAGTGCACCGGTCTCCAGGGCTTCCTGGTCTTCCACAGCTTTGGAGGTGGAACTGGCTCTGGTTTCACCTCCTTGCTgatggagcgtctctctgttgaCTACGGCAAGAAGTCTAAGCTTGAGTTCTCCATCTACCCAGCTCCACAGGTGTCCACTGCTGTGGTGGAGCCCTACAACTCCATCCTAACCACCCACACCACACTGGAGCACTCAGATTGTGCTTTCATGGTCGATAACGAGGCCATCTATGACATCTGCCGTAGGAACCTCGATATTGAGCGTCCTACTTACACCAACCTTAACAGGTTGATCAGCCAGATTGTGTCCTCCATCACAGCCTCCCTCCGATTCGATGGTGCCCTGAACGTTGATCTGACTGAGTTTCAGACCAACTTGGTGCCCTACCCTCGTATCCACTTCCCTCTGGCCACATACGCCCCAGTGATTTCTGCTGAGAAAGCTTACCACGAGCAGCTTACTGTGGCCGAGATCACCAACGCTTGCTTTGAGCCAGCAAATCAGATGGTCAAATGTGACCCACGTCATGGCAAGTACATGGCTTGCTGCTTATTGTACCGCGGTGACGTTGTACCTAAAGACGTCAACGCTGCCATCGCCACCATTAAGACCAAGCGCACCATCCAGTTTGTGGACTGGTGCCCAACTGGTTTTAAGGTTGGTATCAACTACCAGCCTCCCACTGTGGTGCCTGGTGGTGACCTAGCCAAGGTCCAGAGAGCTGTGTGCATGCTTAGCAACACCACAGCTGTCGCCGAGGCTTGGGCCAGGCTTGACCACAAGTTTGACCTGATGTATGCCAAGCGTGCCTTTGTGCATTGGTATGTAGGAGAGGGTATGGAGGAGGGAGAGTTCTCAGAGGCCAGAGAGGACATGGCTGCTCTGGAGAAGGATTACGAGGAGGTTGGTGCAGATAGCTTGGAGGGAGATGATGAAGGAGAAGAATACTAA
- the prph gene encoding peripherin, with protein sequence MSHSTVRTSYRRTFGAPSYPAYTPLPSRLPVSGGRYLSSVSPPVTTRSVGYRMRSATPTPAPRLSYDKVDFSLAEAVNQEFLATRSNEKQELQELNDRFASFIEKVRYLEQQNAGLQLELNQYKGKHQQGQPNRASEICQQEMRELRRQMELIGKERDQVQVERDNLAEDLALLKQRLDEESQKRQDAENQLVLFRKDVDDATLARLELERKIESLMDEIEFLKKVHDEEIQDVQVSIETQQMKMEVEATVRPDLTSALRDIRAQYESIATKNMQESEEWYKSKVADLTDSAKRNADALRQSKHETNEFRRQIQGLNCEIDALKSTNEALVRQMREMEDQFGVDAGNYQDNITRLEEEIRHLKEEMSRHLREYQDLLNVKMALDIEIATYRKLLEGEESRIVVPMMNITSMGMRNGEFDQPADVGHSKKVVIKTVEIRDGEVVKESRKERETPRDSKDAHDQRESD encoded by the exons ATGAGCCACTCCACCGTCCGCACTTCTTACCGCCGCACTTTTGGTGCACCTTCCTACCCGGCCTACACCCCGCTCCCATCCCGTTTGCCTGTGTCCGGAGGCCGCTACCTTAGCTCGGTATCTCCTCCTGTGACCACCCGTTCAGTGGGCTACCGCATGCGCTCCGCCACCCCCACCCCGGCCCCCCGTCTGTCCTACGACAAGGTGGACTTCTCTCTGGCCGAAGCCGTCAACCAGGAGTTCTTGGCCACGCGCAGCAATGAGAAGCAGGAGCTGCAAGAGCTGAACGACCGCTTCGCCAGCTTCATCGAGAAGGTGCGCTACCTGGAGCAGCAGAACGCTGGCCTCCAGCTGGAACTCAACCAGTACAAGGGCAAGCACCAACAGGGCCAACCCAACCGGGCCAGTGAGATCTGCCAGCAGGAGATGAGGGAGCTGCGCAGGCAGATGGAGCTGATCGGCAAGGAGCGGGACCAGGTCCAGGTGGAACGAGACAACTTAGCGGAAGATCTGGCCTTGCTCAAGCAGag gCTGGATGAGGAGAGTCAGAAAAGACAGGATGCCGAGAACCAACTGGTCCTGTTCCGAAAG GACGTTGATGATGCCACTCTGGCCCGCTTGGAGTTGGAGAGGAAGATTGAGTCACTGATGGACGAGATAGAGTTCCTCAAGAAGGTACATGATGAG GAAATCCAGGATGTGCAGGTTAGCATTGAGACCCAGCAGATGAAGATGGAGGTGGAGGCCACAGTTCGTCCGGACCTGACCTCAGCCCTGAGGGATATCAGGGCCCAATATGAAAGCATTGCAACTAAGAACATGCAGGAGTCTGAGGAGTGGTACAAGTCCAAG GTTGCTGACCTGACAGACTCTGCAAAGCGCAATGCTGATGCCTTGAGACAGTCCAAGCATGAGACCAATGAGTTCAGGAGGCAGATCCAGGGTCTCAATTGTGAGATCGATGCCCTCAAGAGCACG AATGAGGCTCTGGTGAGGCAGATGAGGGAAATGGAggaccagtttggtgtggacgCTGGCAACTACCAAGACAACATCACTCGTTTGGAGGAAGAGATCCGCCACCTGAAGGAAGAAATGTCCCGTCACTTGAGGGAATACCAGGACCTGCTTAATGTCAAGATGGCTCTAGACATTGAGATTGCTACCTATAGGAAGTTGCtagaaggagaggagagcag AATTGTGGTTCCCATGATGAACATAACATCGATGGGCATGCGCAATGGGG AATTTGACCAGCCTGCTGATGTTGGACATAGCAAGAAAGTTGTGATCAAAACCGTTGAGATCCGTGATGGAGAG